A window of Polaribacter litorisediminis contains these coding sequences:
- a CDS encoding GNAT family N-acetyltransferase, protein MKLRKATINDILSIVEMIADDPLGSKRENFTIPLPKTYYDAFERIDADQNQDLIVVENETGRLIAVFQLTFIPYLTYQGGIRAQIEGVRVHKNHRGLGIGKTIFHWTIQKAKKRNAHVLQLTTDKKRPDAIRFYESFGFKATHEGMKMHFKIK, encoded by the coding sequence ATGAAATTAAGAAAAGCAACAATCAACGATATATTGAGCATTGTAGAAATGATCGCGGATGATCCCCTAGGTAGTAAACGAGAAAACTTTACCATCCCATTGCCCAAAACCTATTATGATGCTTTTGAGCGAATCGATGCTGACCAAAACCAAGACCTGATTGTGGTTGAAAACGAAACTGGACGGCTCATCGCTGTTTTTCAATTGACGTTTATCCCTTATTTAACCTATCAAGGAGGCATAAGGGCACAAATTGAAGGAGTACGAGTGCATAAAAATCATCGAGGGCTTGGTATTGGGAAAACCATATTCCATTGGACCATCCAGAAAGCGAAGAAACGTAACGCCCATGTATTACAGTTGACTACCGACAAAAAACGTCCCGATGCCATTAGGTTTTATGAGTCTTTCGGATTCAAAGCCACTCACGAGGGCATGAAAATGCATTTTAAAATAAAATAA
- a CDS encoding DUF5367 family protein: MKHLRAIIIGVIIWFIGVNIYNLSFYISILEDVQQQANMLLFIAVMPLVWFGAKQYYKKDTNTHGYWVGQSFFLTATALDALITVPFFVIPNGGSYYQFFTDIGFWIIGFEFLIIAVLFWYIKVGNKKT, from the coding sequence ATGAAACATTTAAGAGCTATAATTATTGGCGTTATAATCTGGTTTATTGGAGTTAATATATATAATCTCTCTTTTTATATCTCGATTTTAGAAGATGTACAGCAACAAGCTAACATGCTGCTTTTTATTGCAGTTATGCCATTAGTTTGGTTTGGAGCAAAACAATATTACAAAAAAGATACAAACACCCATGGATATTGGGTAGGGCAATCTTTCTTTTTAACAGCAACTGCTTTAGATGCCTTAATTACGGTTCCCTTTTTTGTAATCCCTAATGGTGGTAGCTATTATCAATTTTTTACAGATATAGGGTTCTGGATCATTGGTTTCGAATTTTTAATCATAGCAGTGCTGTTTTGGTATATCAAAGTTGGCAATAAAAAAACTTAA
- a CDS encoding alpha/beta hydrolase-fold protein — MNFKSIKISIALLSVIFFQLIAYAQIADKIDVTEDNQLLGLGTHYILKSEILQEDRPIIISLPKGYKEGEANYPVLYLLDGLGNIKHQVGTVELLTESGIIPPMIIVAIESLDRSRDLTPSKAGQGVYGGVGESGISQSGGAPKFLQFLEEELIPYVESNFRTHPYRLLEGHSFGGLFSTYTLMEKPDIFDAFIIQAPALWWNKEEMTAKAKTFFKSNSNLDKAIYFGIGGGDGWGMRQELKRYVQVIEENTPKILRWKHEEVGDEDHDTSRLLLNYYGLKYVFSDLIADEELLSHYSDDAFLKGERELINKYGPQARRPLSNYVDIALKLLKEENKLGAIVVFNRAVAAYPKYIGLMTNLAKLYEQTNQKNKAIETYKLAITLSKKLKLGQEAALEKQINRLENN; from the coding sequence ATGAACTTTAAATCAATCAAAATTTCGATTGCCCTACTTTCTGTAATCTTCTTTCAACTTATTGCTTATGCACAAATAGCAGACAAAATAGATGTAACCGAAGACAATCAGCTTTTAGGTTTAGGAACACATTACATCTTAAAATCTGAAATTTTACAAGAAGACCGACCAATTATTATTTCATTACCAAAGGGATACAAAGAGGGTGAAGCCAATTACCCTGTTCTTTATCTTTTGGATGGGTTGGGTAACATAAAACATCAAGTTGGTACTGTAGAATTATTAACAGAATCAGGAATTATTCCCCCAATGATTATTGTGGCTATAGAAAGTTTAGATAGATCAAGAGATTTAACGCCCTCAAAAGCAGGCCAAGGTGTTTATGGAGGTGTAGGTGAGTCCGGTATATCACAAAGTGGTGGTGCACCTAAATTTCTTCAGTTTTTAGAGGAAGAATTAATTCCTTATGTAGAATCGAACTTTAGAACGCATCCATACCGTCTTTTAGAAGGCCATTCGTTTGGTGGTTTATTTAGCACTTATACGCTTATGGAAAAGCCAGATATTTTTGATGCATTCATTATTCAGGCTCCTGCACTTTGGTGGAATAAAGAAGAAATGACAGCAAAAGCGAAAACCTTTTTTAAATCAAATTCTAATTTAGATAAAGCCATTTATTTTGGAATTGGAGGTGGAGATGGTTGGGGAATGCGACAAGAACTAAAACGATATGTTCAAGTTATAGAAGAGAATACTCCAAAAATTCTACGATGGAAACATGAAGAAGTTGGAGATGAAGACCATGACACCTCTAGATTATTGCTTAATTATTACGGCTTAAAGTATGTGTTTTCGGACTTAATAGCTGACGAAGAATTACTTAGCCACTATAGCGACGATGCCTTTTTAAAAGGAGAACGGGAGCTTATAAATAAATATGGGCCACAAGCGAGAAGACCCTTAAGTAATTATGTAGACATAGCGTTAAAATTACTCAAAGAAGAAAACAAATTGGGTGCGATTGTAGTGTTTAATAGAGCCGTAGCAGCCTACCCTAAATATATTGGGCTTATGACTAATTTGGCCAAACTTTACGAACAAACAAATCAAAAAAACAAAGCAATAGAAACCTACAAACTGGCTATTACGCTTTCAAAAAAATTAAAACTAGGACAAGAAGCAGCCTTAGAAAAGCAGATAAACAGATTAGAGAACAACTAA
- a CDS encoding DUF6090 family protein, with protein sequence MIKFFRHIRKDLMENLPAEQAGKTGKPAYRTGKYFKYAIGEIFLVVIGILIALSINDWNDTRKNSISERKLLDNIHRDFVQNKIQFDTVKAINYRNLATLNSRIALFPIERDSAKIAAFLSYQPVQAISYNPYSSSIKSVIYSNSLELIQDEELRKYLVSWEDVLLDYQEEEIAFFKFNNEQLEPYWLENADLVDTDQELIKDLLSSRKTQNMVVSRRNRIKGIIRAIEEEPIENHINEIIRLTKPKD encoded by the coding sequence ATGATTAAATTTTTTAGACATATAAGAAAAGACCTTATGGAAAACCTGCCTGCCGAACAGGCAGGTAAAACAGGAAAGCCAGCCTACCGGACAGGCAAGTATTTTAAATATGCAATAGGAGAAATATTTCTTGTGGTAATTGGAATTTTAATTGCGCTTTCAATTAATGATTGGAATGACACAAGAAAAAACAGTATTAGTGAGCGTAAACTTTTAGACAATATCCATAGAGATTTTGTTCAAAATAAAATTCAGTTTGATACTGTTAAAGCCATAAACTATCGAAACCTTGCCACTTTGAACAGCAGAATTGCTTTGTTTCCTATAGAGAGAGACTCTGCGAAAATAGCGGCTTTCCTATCCTACCAACCAGTACAAGCAATTAGCTATAACCCATATTCTAGCTCTATAAAGTCGGTAATCTATTCTAATTCGCTTGAATTAATCCAGGATGAAGAATTACGAAAGTACCTAGTCTCTTGGGAAGATGTTTTATTGGACTACCAAGAAGAAGAAATTGCTTTTTTTAAATTTAATAATGAACAACTAGAGCCTTATTGGTTAGAAAACGCTGATCTTGTGGATACAGACCAAGAATTGATTAAAGATTTATTGTCTTCAAGAAAAACTCAAAATATGGTAGTGTCCCGAAGAAATAGAATAAAAGGTATTATAAGAGCCATAGAGGAAGAACCCATAGAAAATCATATCAATGAAATTATTCGATTAACAAAACCAAAAGATTAA
- a CDS encoding class I SAM-dependent methyltransferase, translated as MTELEFITDLHKNSDRQGSGSENDTLKALDLSNLPTDQNLKVADIGCGSGGQTFSLAKNINGQITAVDLFPKFLNELNAKSQNLGLTDKIVTLQKSMDNLPFNEGEFDLIWSEGALYNIGFENGLKKWKDYLKVGGYLAVSEITWITQTRPKEIEEFWKTEYPEVYIASNKIKQLENNGYSLEGYFHLGQDSWIETYYKPMQARFENFLKRNNNSELARKVVEGNQAEMDLYQKIKAYYSYGCYLDRKNE; from the coding sequence ATGACAGAATTAGAATTTATAACTGACTTACATAAAAATTCGGACAGACAAGGTTCAGGAAGCGAAAATGACACCCTAAAAGCTCTTGATTTATCGAATTTACCGACTGACCAAAACTTGAAAGTGGCGGATATTGGCTGTGGTTCAGGTGGACAGACATTTTCACTTGCCAAAAACATTAACGGACAAATAACCGCAGTTGACTTGTTTCCAAAGTTTTTAAATGAACTCAATGCAAAATCTCAAAATTTAGGATTGACAGACAAAATCGTAACGTTACAAAAATCAATGGATAACTTACCTTTTAACGAAGGCGAATTTGACCTTATTTGGTCGGAAGGAGCGCTTTATAACATTGGATTTGAAAACGGACTTAAAAAATGGAAGGACTATTTAAAAGTCGGTGGCTATTTGGCTGTAAGTGAAATCACTTGGATAACTCAAACGCGACCAAAAGAGATTGAAGAATTTTGGAAAACGGAATACCCAGAAGTCTACATTGCTTCTAATAAAATCAAACAATTAGAAAATAATGGATATTCGCTTGAAGGATATTTTCATCTAGGTCAAGACAGTTGGATTGAGACCTATTACAAGCCAATGCAAGCAAGGTTTGAGAACTTTCTGAAACGCAACAACAATTCAGAACTTGCAAGAAAAGTAGTTGAAGGTAATCAAGCTGAAATGGATTTGTACCAAAAAATCAAGGCTTATTACAGTTACGGATGTTATTTAGATAGAAAAAATGAATAA
- a CDS encoding serine hydrolase domain-containing protein: MKKQTLLILVFITLLFSCKENKKSTHTINEKAPNNYQVKIDSLLNTYHKNDEFMGSIILSKNGKTVYENTVGFSDFKAKKKASSDTKYRIGSVTKTFTATLIFKAIEENKLKLMETIEHYFPNVKNANKITIAHLLQHRSGIHSFTKDKWFFDNRTMYISSKEMLLKISKYESDFEPNTKGEYSNSNYFLLALILEKIYNDSYENLLQEKICKPLNLNNTYSGKEINIYDNESYSYRFDEKWIEFPETDLSTAKGTGSIVSTPKDLTIFFESLLTGKVLSAENLTLMKTIKDRYGMGLFRYTTNDIKGFGHRGRIDEFRATSIYFSEEELSFTLMSNGSKIDINEIYTEILKLFLGDAPVKISESELKNFVGVYISQKDPNDKSVFIQENNTLTNFIKNEFKAPLIYKGKNRFVLEQMYAESISFTFSDDGKEMIFEQGGNRWNYIKE; this comes from the coding sequence ATGAAAAAACAAACCTTACTAATATTAGTATTCATCACACTACTATTTTCTTGTAAAGAAAATAAAAAATCAACTCATACAATAAATGAGAAAGCGCCTAATAACTATCAAGTTAAAATCGACAGCTTGTTAAACACATATCATAAAAATGATGAGTTCATGGGAAGTATTATACTATCTAAAAATGGAAAAACAGTATATGAAAACACAGTTGGTTTTAGCGATTTTAAAGCAAAAAAGAAAGCGAGTTCAGACACAAAATACCGTATAGGTTCTGTCACTAAAACATTTACAGCAACACTAATTTTTAAGGCTATAGAAGAAAACAAACTAAAGTTAATGGAGACGATAGAGCACTATTTTCCAAATGTGAAAAATGCAAACAAGATTACCATTGCTCATTTATTGCAGCACAGAAGTGGAATTCACAGTTTTACAAAAGATAAATGGTTTTTTGACAATCGTACTATGTATATATCATCTAAAGAAATGTTACTTAAAATTTCTAAGTATGAAAGTGACTTTGAACCAAATACCAAAGGAGAATATAGTAATTCTAATTATTTTTTATTGGCGTTAATCCTAGAGAAAATTTATAATGATTCTTATGAAAACCTTTTACAAGAAAAAATTTGTAAGCCACTCAACTTAAACAATACATACTCAGGAAAAGAAATTAATATATATGATAATGAATCCTATTCTTACAGGTTTGATGAAAAATGGATTGAATTTCCTGAGACTGATTTATCTACTGCGAAAGGAACCGGCTCAATAGTTTCAACACCAAAAGATTTAACTATTTTTTTTGAAAGCTTGCTTACTGGAAAAGTACTCTCAGCAGAAAATCTAACATTAATGAAAACTATTAAAGATAGATATGGAATGGGACTTTTTAGGTATACAACCAATGACATAAAGGGATTTGGGCATCGTGGACGTATAGATGAATTTAGAGCGACCTCAATTTATTTTTCTGAAGAGGAATTATCTTTTACATTAATGTCAAACGGTTCAAAAATCGATATTAATGAAATATATACTGAAATATTAAAATTATTTCTTGGAGATGCACCTGTAAAAATATCAGAAAGTGAATTGAAAAATTTTGTTGGAGTTTATATTTCTCAAAAAGATCCTAATGACAAATCTGTATTTATTCAAGAAAATAATACGCTAACTAATTTTATAAAAAACGAATTTAAAGCTCCTTTAATTTATAAAGGGAAAAATCGGTTTGTTTTAGAGCAAATGTATGCCGAATCAATATCGTTTACTTTTTCAGATGATGGAAAAGAAATGATTTTTGAGCAAGGTGGTAATAGATGGAATTATATAAAAGAATAG
- a CDS encoding DUF6090 family protein, with protein sequence MEKNLPTGQAGKTGKTGKPAYRTGKYLKYAIGEIILVVIGILIAIQLNEWRNDSVNAKQKQQVLLTLKTDFEVSLTRLDTVYYNQEQSLWKFRKSRDLIDSINYVTDNTVLKENLAHGGHGHSFNPINGALRSAISSGDIHLIKNKRLIELLFSWEDLVVDSYEEIEMLRKYSMETYQPIIQKYTQVTEIYKNIMRRNGSHHPSDFVGLFKDPQFENFTQVIIFKSYNYREELKGIRTNNLEIIKLIEQELKK encoded by the coding sequence ATGGAAAAAAACCTGCCTACCGGACAGGCAGGCAAAACAGGCAAAACAGGCAAACCTGCCTACCGGACAGGCAAATACCTAAAATATGCCATTGGCGAAATTATCCTCGTTGTTATTGGTATTTTAATAGCCATTCAATTAAATGAATGGAGAAACGATAGCGTAAACGCTAAACAAAAGCAGCAAGTATTATTAACCTTAAAGACCGATTTTGAAGTTAGCCTTACAAGATTAGACACGGTATACTACAACCAAGAACAAAGCTTATGGAAATTTAGGAAATCAAGAGATCTTATCGATTCGATAAATTATGTCACAGACAATACAGTGCTTAAAGAAAACCTTGCGCATGGTGGACATGGACATAGTTTCAACCCTATTAACGGGGCATTGCGTTCTGCAATATCGTCAGGAGATATTCACTTAATTAAAAATAAGCGCCTAATAGAATTATTATTTAGTTGGGAGGACTTGGTTGTAGATTCGTATGAAGAAATTGAAATGCTTCGAAAATATTCTATGGAAACCTATCAACCAATAATACAAAAGTATACGCAAGTGACAGAAATATATAAAAATATAATGAGAAGGAATGGAAGCCATCATCCATCTGACTTCGTTGGATTATTTAAGGATCCGCAATTTGAAAACTTTACACAAGTTATTATCTTCAAGTCATATAATTATAGGGAAGAACTAAAGGGTATTAGAACAAATAATTTAGAAATTATCAAATTAATTGAGCAAGAATTAAAAAAATAA
- a CDS encoding DUF6090 family protein → MIKFFRKIRQDLLSKVKTGKPVGKYLKYAFGEIILVVIGILIALQINNWNEKSKLKNEEIKLLKEMRSALISDKEDIISNISEHSSSAKSCSILINHISNKLPYKDSLDFHFANALNTTRFGHTSSPYETLKIKGPDLIENDSLRIMLGEYYDRWVGYQFDLQKSSLETFNLAKERQFELFKSGRFWGKIKPVDYNQLVKNNYYYSWLTYTLGQRQWEAQRFKSLNEKNEQLINLIDNEVEKNN, encoded by the coding sequence ATGATAAAATTCTTTAGAAAAATTAGACAAGATTTACTTTCTAAGGTTAAAACTGGGAAGCCAGTAGGCAAGTATTTAAAATATGCCTTTGGCGAAATTATACTTGTAGTGATTGGTATTTTGATTGCATTGCAAATAAATAATTGGAACGAGAAAAGTAAATTAAAAAACGAGGAAATTAAACTGTTAAAAGAAATGAGGTCTGCATTAATTAGTGATAAAGAGGATATCATTTCAAATATTAGTGAACACTCATCTTCAGCAAAATCTTGTTCTATTTTAATCAATCATATTTCTAACAAATTACCTTACAAGGATTCATTAGATTTTCATTTTGCAAACGCTCTAAACACAACAAGGTTCGGTCACACCTCAAGCCCTTATGAAACATTGAAAATAAAAGGACCTGACCTTATCGAAAATGATAGTTTAAGAATAATGCTTGGTGAGTATTATGATAGATGGGTTGGCTATCAATTTGACCTACAAAAAAGTAGTCTTGAGACTTTTAATTTAGCTAAAGAAAGGCAATTTGAACTCTTTAAAAGTGGGCGTTTTTGGGGAAAAATAAAGCCAGTCGATTATAATCAACTCGTTAAAAACAATTATTACTATTCCTGGCTTACATACACACTTGGTCAGAGACAATGGGAAGCTCAAAGGTTTAAAAGTTTAAATGAAAAAAATGAGCAATTAATTAACCTCATTGATAATGAAGTTGAAAAAAACAATTAA
- a CDS encoding DUF6090 family protein — protein sequence MSENKTGKPAYQTGRYLKYAFGEIVLVVIGILIALQINNWNENRKTDIITQSYYAQILFDLDKETKNIEERVLFLDSSITSIENYFGIMMRPNLETTQILDELLKVKVTFQLLSFNANTVGTLESTGDIKLLPEKIRNALIELKREQDLISSRAKIVYDNYLNGYEKADQLGFRRIQYSNPSVKDLDIEKNIPEIILTLEGAISLKNYSDKNIRNHFKEMLQDIRNIKQLILNEINKK from the coding sequence ATGAGTGAAAACAAAACAGGTAAACCTGCCTACCAGACAGGCAGGTACCTAAAATATGCCTTTGGTGAAATTGTACTAGTTGTTATTGGGATTTTAATAGCACTTCAGATAAATAATTGGAATGAAAATCGAAAAACTGATATAATAACACAAAGTTATTACGCCCAAATTCTATTTGACCTTGATAAAGAAACAAAAAATATTGAGGAAAGAGTTTTGTTTTTAGATAGCAGCATCACTTCGATAGAGAATTATTTTGGAATAATGATGAGGCCAAATTTAGAAACAACCCAAATTTTAGATGAACTACTTAAAGTTAAAGTTACTTTTCAGCTTTTATCCTTTAATGCGAATACCGTTGGCACGTTAGAATCTACCGGAGATATAAAGTTGTTGCCAGAAAAAATACGCAACGCGTTAATAGAGCTTAAGCGAGAACAGGACTTAATTAGTAGTAGGGCAAAAATTGTTTATGACAATTATTTAAATGGATATGAAAAGGCTGATCAATTAGGTTTTCGCAGAATACAATATTCGAATCCGTCAGTTAAAGATTTGGATATTGAAAAGAATATCCCTGAAATAATTTTAACGCTTGAAGGTGCTATTAGTCTTAAAAATTATTCAGATAAAAATATTCGGAATCATTTTAAAGAAATGTTACAAGACATTAGAAACATAAAACAATTGATTCTTAATGAAATAAATAAAAAATAA
- a CDS encoding NmrA family NAD(P)-binding protein, translating into MKTENILIIGGTGKTGRRVAQNLTQTGHKVRVVGRKTNPAFDWSNPETYAEALKDMDRAYIVYYPDLAVPGARDAITALTEKALEAGLEKVVLLSGKGETEAEACEDIVANSGLNYTLVRASWFNQNFSEGAFLEFVKNGTVALPMPEAEIPFVDADDIADVVSKVLIDDTFKGKTITVTGPQKRTFKEIVDIMSESIDKPIQYIPISIDEFKEGMRQAGLPDSYVWLFGYLFKEVLGNPENQEVSEDVAKVLGRPAKDFETYAKETAATGIWN; encoded by the coding sequence ATGAAAACTGAAAACATTTTAATTATCGGAGGAACTGGTAAAACCGGTCGCAGAGTAGCCCAAAATTTAACGCAAACCGGCCATAAAGTTCGTGTAGTGGGAAGAAAAACTAATCCAGCTTTTGATTGGAGTAACCCTGAAACTTATGCTGAGGCATTAAAAGATATGGATAGAGCTTACATCGTGTATTATCCTGATTTAGCTGTCCCTGGAGCAAGAGATGCCATAACAGCTTTGACCGAAAAAGCCTTGGAAGCTGGTTTAGAAAAAGTAGTCTTACTATCGGGTAAAGGAGAAACCGAAGCTGAAGCTTGTGAAGATATCGTTGCCAATTCAGGCTTAAATTACACCTTGGTTAGAGCGTCGTGGTTCAATCAAAATTTTAGTGAAGGTGCTTTTTTAGAATTTGTGAAAAATGGTACAGTAGCCCTTCCGATGCCAGAAGCTGAAATTCCGTTTGTAGATGCTGATGATATTGCAGATGTGGTTTCCAAAGTATTGATAGATGATACTTTTAAGGGAAAAACAATAACTGTAACAGGTCCTCAAAAAAGAACATTTAAGGAAATTGTAGACATCATGTCTGAATCCATTGACAAACCCATTCAATATATCCCTATTTCTATTGATGAGTTTAAAGAAGGTATGCGCCAAGCAGGATTACCGGATTCTTATGTTTGGCTATTTGGGTATTTATTTAAAGAGGTTTTAGGTAATCCAGAAAACCAAGAGGTTTCTGAAGATGTGGCCAAAGTCTTGGGCAGACCTGCCAAAGATTTTGAAACCTATGCAAAGGAAACTGCTGCCACTGGTATTTGGAATTAA
- a CDS encoding carboxymuconolactone decarboxylase family protein, which produces MPFFKHLDELSDITDITWNDRKRLGPLDKASQRIMRGKSNFTYAQKELFAAYVSGLNACSFCYGSHVAVAKNFGVSTKLIEALVEDVDTSPVNHKEKLLFKYLKKLTLSASKLTQEDADDVFKAGWSEEDLHEVILVGCLFNFYNRLLDGHGIKGNPAIYQFGGEHLHKNGYGVPWFIGLIKGLIKKSKLKKLQEFKA; this is translated from the coding sequence ATGCCGTTTTTTAAACATTTAGACGAGTTATCAGACATTACAGATATCACGTGGAACGACCGCAAAAGATTAGGTCCGTTAGACAAAGCCTCGCAACGAATCATGCGTGGAAAATCAAACTTTACTTATGCCCAAAAGGAGCTTTTTGCAGCCTACGTTTCGGGGCTTAACGCCTGTAGTTTTTGTTATGGGTCTCATGTAGCTGTAGCAAAAAACTTTGGAGTTTCTACGAAACTAATTGAAGCATTGGTAGAAGATGTTGACACTTCTCCTGTAAATCATAAGGAAAAACTACTTTTTAAATATCTAAAAAAATTAACGCTATCGGCTAGCAAGCTTACTCAAGAAGATGCTGATGACGTATTCAAAGCAGGATGGAGCGAAGAAGACCTACATGAAGTTATCCTTGTCGGTTGTCTTTTCAATTTTTACAATCGCTTGCTCGATGGTCATGGTATCAAAGGGAATCCTGCTATTTATCAATTTGGTGGAGAGCATCTGCATAAAAATGGGTATGGTGTCCCCTGGTTTATTGGACTCATAAAGGGATTAATTAAAAAAAGTAAACTAAAAAAGCTTCAGGAATTTAAAGCATAA
- a CDS encoding DinB family protein encodes MNSNEIILLNFSEIRRRSIKLWSGIPNEYLNWKPDENAFTIIEMIRHVLEGEYLFHKIIENRGNLGDYKSPWEKLKYSDLKNELAFSETYRTEFLRMINGLKESDLENVRIERKEVGQSKKLGDYLNRIVYHESVHTGQMLSYLRTIGIERPQIWD; translated from the coding sequence ATGAATTCAAATGAAATTATTTTATTAAACTTTTCCGAAATTAGAAGACGGAGTATAAAATTATGGAGTGGAATTCCTAATGAATACCTGAATTGGAAACCTGACGAAAATGCATTCACGATTATCGAAATGATAAGACACGTTTTAGAAGGCGAATATCTTTTCCATAAAATTATAGAAAATCGTGGGAATTTAGGAGATTACAAATCGCCTTGGGAAAAACTAAAATATTCGGACTTAAAAAACGAATTAGCTTTTTCCGAAACATATCGAACAGAATTTTTGAGGATGATAAACGGACTGAAAGAATCTGACTTGGAGAATGTGAGAATCGAGAGAAAAGAAGTCGGACAAAGTAAAAAACTTGGAGATTATCTAAACCGAATCGTATATCACGAATCTGTTCACACAGGACAAATGTTGAGTTATTTGAGAACAATTGGAATTGAACGACCGCAAATATGGGACTAG
- a CDS encoding anthrone oxygenase family protein, with translation MELNYKIAVLMLSILFTGLTAGLCFTWSNAVTPGLGRLDDLGFLKAFQAMNRSILNPTFIMVFMSPFLLLFINAFVFKNTNQITFISYLVAAILLFIGVGLVTIFKNVPLNEILDKTVLETASNVELAELRKTFEQPWNRWHLIRSVCSFTSFVLLVIGLLFNK, from the coding sequence ATGGAACTAAATTATAAAATAGCAGTATTGATGCTAAGTATATTATTTACTGGACTAACCGCAGGATTGTGCTTTACCTGGTCCAACGCTGTGACGCCTGGGTTAGGACGGTTAGATGACCTAGGTTTTTTAAAAGCATTTCAAGCGATGAACAGATCCATCCTTAATCCAACTTTTATAATGGTATTTATGAGTCCATTTTTACTACTCTTTATAAATGCCTTTGTATTCAAAAACACTAACCAGATCACATTTATTTCTTATTTGGTCGCAGCGATTCTGTTGTTTATAGGTGTGGGTCTGGTCACTATTTTTAAAAATGTCCCACTAAATGAAATATTAGACAAAACAGTATTAGAAACTGCTTCTAACGTGGAGTTAGCAGAATTACGAAAAACCTTTGAGCAACCTTGGAACCGCTGGCATTTAATACGTTCCGTATGCTCATTTACCTCATTCGTCTTACTGGTTATAGGTCTGCTATTCAATAAATAA
- a CDS encoding DUF6090 family protein, whose product MEKNKTGKPAFAAGRYFKYAIGEIILVVIGILIAIQLNEWRNDSVNAKQKQQVLETLKTDFEVSLTRLDTVYYNQEQSLWKFRKSRDLIDSINYVTDNTVLKENLAHGGHGHSFNPINGALRSAISSGDIHLIKNKRLIELLFSWEDLVVDSYEEIEMLRKYSMETYQPLIQKYTQVTEIYKNIMRRNGSHHPSDFVGLFKDPQFENFTQVIIFKSYNYREELKGIRTNNLEIIKLIEQELKK is encoded by the coding sequence ATGGAAAAAAATAAAACTGGAAAGCCTGCCTTTGCCGCAGGCAGGTATTTTAAATATGCTATAGGAGAAATTATCCTCGTTGTTATTGGTATTTTAATAGCCATTCAATTAAATGAATGGAGAAACGATAGCGTAAACGCTAAACAAAAGCAGCAAGTATTAGAAACCTTAAAAACCGATTTTGAAGTTAGCCTTACAAGATTAGACACGGTATACTACAACCAAGAACAAAGCTTATGGAAATTTAGGAAATCAAGAGATCTTATTGATTCGATAAATTATGTCACAGACAATACAGTGCTTAAAGAAAACCTTGCGCATGGTGGACATGGACATAGTTTCAACCCTATTAACGGGGCATTGCGTTCTGCAATATCGTCAGGAGATATTCACTTAATTAAAAATAAGCGCCTAATAGAATTATTATTTAGTTGGGAGGACTTGGTTGTAGATTCGTATGAAGAAATTGAAATGCTTCGAAAATATTCTATGGAAACCTATCAACCATTAATACAAAAGTATACGCAAGTGACAGAAATATATAAAAATATAATGAGAAGGAATGGAAGCCATCATCCATCTGACTTCGTTGGATTATTTAAGGATCCGCAATTTGAAAACTTTACACAAGTTATTATCTTCAAATCATATAATTATAGGGAAGAACTAAAGGGTATTAGAACAAATAATTTAGAAATTATCAAATTAATTGAGCAAGAATTAAAAAAATAA